The genomic window CACTTGTTAGACGAGAAAGACGATAACTAAGCAAGTTGTCTCTAACCCACATGTTCGGAGTCGCAACGAACATAAAGAAAGCCAACCCTACTCGCAATAGGGTTGGCTTTTGTGCTATTCGTATATAGCTTATCTCATTTCGCACTCATATTATAGCATCAATAAATCAATGGCTCAACTTAAATGACCTCATATAATTAGTAATGTATGCTCAATTTGTCTTTTGATTATCCAGGTATACCCTGTTGGGCTTTTTACATATGTTTGTGGCATAGGTATCTTTTTATAAATATTTCTAGTTTATCTGAAAATCTGTTAATAATGTATTTGTACTTTTTAATCTCACATCAATTGCATTTTTTGCTAATGAATAGTTTTTTTCATCCAAACCAGAAAATATCATTTTCTGCACACTCTAACTTTTAAAGTATTGATTATTTGTTAAGTCTTCGATATGCTTTTATTCAATAACTTTGATAGTAATAGGATTTGAATCCACATTACCAAGTGCTCCTTTGAATGTATATTTTATATTACTATATATTCCAGGTTTGCTAGTATCAATATTCAAGTTATTCGATGTTATTCTCCCGTCTTCCCAAGGAACTGAATTTCCATGTTCATCTAAACAAGAAACAAACGGTAATCTTCTTTCCCATTTATCTCCTACATGTAAAGTAACGTCTTTTAAAGTGATTTTTGCTGTATTTTTTTCAGAAATACTTTCAGCAATCATTCCAGGATCACCAATGCGAGTTACATCATTTAAGAATGGCATTCCCCAGTTATAAGCATGATCAGAACCATTAAATTCTTGCTCAAAAACTACTTGTTCATCTGTTACCGCATTCCAAACATTCCCTGCAAACCATGAACAATTATTAATTGGAGTGTAAACACCGCTGGCCTCATTAATAGGTAATCCCATAGCTGTTGCAACCATATTGCTTTGTGCAATTAAATTTGGTATTACATTTTTCTCTAAATTTACTTGAACTTCTTCTGAATTTTTAAGGGGAACTGTAAGAGCTACATTAAATTTTCTATCAGGTCTATCATTTTGATCCCCTGCAGTACCATTTTTTACAAACCCATACTTATCATGAAAACCGTAAGAAGTATAATCACCAGGTTTATCACTATTAAATATAATAACCCAAGCATGTCCTAAGCTACCGCTTCCAAAATAAGAAGTTAACTCTTCAAATACTGCTTGTGCTCGCTGATCCTGCTCTTCAATTGGAAATTGTTCGGCTGCATCATCTGCACGTTGTATGATTTCATTTAAATTTGTTCGTTCTGGTGTTCTATTTGTACGAATACTAATTTGTGGATAGCTGATGCTAGGATCACCTGTAGGAGCTGATTTGTTAGCATCAATTCCTCTAACTTCTGCGTATACATTTAGTGAGGGAACACTTAACAAACCAATCGTTGTTAAAAGTAACAAGCCTAATACTATTATCCATTTCCATTGTTTCATAAAAAAACCTCCTATAAAATAAATATTTTTCCCCTCATTCATAATGACTAATTATAATAAACTGTAAGCGATTACTCAAATTTTATCTAAAGCATAAAATAAATTTGACTTTAACCGTACAGATTGGCATCATACAATATGAATTCCCGATTAAATTTGTTATTTTTGTCATTTATAGACGAAAAATTTTGCTATTTAAATACAAAAATGACACTCAACACAGCTGTTCTTTAGCTGTGCAGTCATTGATTGTCGTGTAGTTTCTGACATCGTTATTTTGATCAGTGACTCTTATTCCATTTGCATATTGATAGGTTCATGGGCGAAGCACGTCCATCTAAAATAGTTACGCCTATCGCTTGAACCTCTTTGACAATTTCTGGAGAATCTAACCACCCCGTTTCAGCAGTTAAATGTAAAATTCTATAATAGTTGCTCTTATTTTTCATTCAGAGTGATTACCTCCAAAATTTTTTCATCTATTAATAAGTGATCAAATTAATTTTGTCGACAAGTATACGTTCCGATATGAAGATGGGCTATCCAATGGGGAATTACGCCCATTAAATATAGAGGATTTCTAGTAATGTTCGTCTTTTGTACACTACCGCACTATTTCGTTTCTATGTTCCATGTACCCCTATAAGCATTAATAATGTTAGTCATCTCTTTTTAGAGAATGAATTGAGAAGCCAATAATATAGTATTGAGTATATTCACTTAATATAAAACTCCCTGACAAATTAATCTTCGGTTAACTTATCAGGGAGTGCTTAGAATAAATCTGTTAAATCACTATCTATAAAAGCCCATCGTATATTCACTTTCTAATCATCTATATCATAGGCTATTGTCCCAGGTAGTTATAACGATGCAGCTTCACACACGAGTCCGGAAGTCCAGCAAAGCTTCTAAATACTATCTATCAATGTCCATGTCAACTTCGCTTTATAAGAACCTAAATACTGTGAAAGTGGAGCTTTCAAATGAATTTGTTCAGGATGCCAAATCTCTGCCCAATGCCCCATTCCTTGGTTGGCAGCTGCCATTAGTAGAATTTTTCCATCTATTTGATCCTCTGCGTCTAAAGTACATGAAAAAGGGATTGGGGTAACCGATCCAGTAGGTTTCAATCCTTCAGTAGTGGCTATTTGGCCCACAGGCAAAGTGAGTCGTGCTCCTTTTAATCTATTGGAGTCACCTGGATCTGTCGAATGAAAACCAGACAAATCGACCATCAAATCCCAACCACTCCCGGTCCCTCTTGTATCAAGCGTTTCAATCGAATAGTTTACAGGAACGGTTTGTCCGTTATTCGCGGAAACTCTGTTAATCGGACGTACATCAATATCTTTTCCCGTCAATTTTATCTCGCCAAAATCAAAATGAGAGGCATAAATAAACCCAAGCTGTCCTTTATAATGGGTAATATCGTTTGGATCGAAAGGACGGACAATCGGAGAATCATTGATTGCATTGATATCGCCGGCTTTGACATTCGCTTCCGTATTCGTTTGGGCAGATTGTTGATCTGCTGCATGGATGTTTTCTGTCCTTATCAATGGGCCGATCAATAAGACAACCATAAACAAAAAATTTTTCACTTGTTTCATTAATCTTTCGCCTCCCTATTGGTGATAGTCAGCTTTCTCTTTTTAAGTCAATAAAGAATTTAGTTGATTACTAAGGAAGATTCACGACTAGTTAAACTATTCTTTACTTGGCTAACATAAACTGTCGCACCTTTGACTACTAGCTCTGATGGCACTATCACTTGGTAATTTCCAGCTGCATCTGCATCATTCGTAAAAGTACCTTGTCCATTTGAGAAGTGAACTGTTATATACCCGTATGGATCAGCTACACCACTAATAGTAGTTGCACCTGATTGCACACTGTAAATCGAGGGATCTCTCGGATAAACGAGTGTGTCCACTTCAGCTGTATTTCCAGTTAAAGGATCCGTTGCTTTGACATGTACTTTTGTATTGGCTTCATAGCTTTGTGCTAGTGGAATGCCATAATGTCCTAGTAGATCCGTAGAACCACTATACGCACGATCGCCCATTTGTAAATCGATCAATGTGCCAATGGGGGCCCAGCCAGAGACGGAGGTGTCCATACTAGTGACATAATCGACCCCTAACTCCAATTCCCCTTGAATCACGTTTGTATAGAGTGTTGGACTTCTTCGATTTTGATCATCGGATGTATGCACTTCAATCTCGCTTCCTACGTGATACGTGTGATCTAGTTGAATGGTGAATGCTCCAGATTTATCCGTTCTTTTCTCGTAATTGTCACCTCGGATCATTAGGTGGACAATTACATCTGGATCTGCTTTTCCTGTGATTTTTATATCTTTATCTGTGACTGGATCAATCTCTGGCATGCTTAACTCCATTTGTTCATTGGCCAAAATATAAACTGTCACAGGTTGACTCTCACGTCCATCAACTTCACTTACAATAGTCACAGATGTACCTACCGGATAATGAGCAATCGGTATACTGAATATTCCTAACCCGTCTGCATTTTTTTGATAGTAGGTTCCATTAATATTTACTTTGACTAAAGCAAATGGCGTAGTTGTTCCAGTCACTACTTGATCTTGTTCATGGATTGGATCCACATTAGGAGGTGCTGGCAGCTCGGATTGCCCCTTCTCTACATAAACATAAATTGGCGGACTAGTATTGCCATGATCACTTTGATAAACCTTGATTTTGGTACCTGCCTCATGTACGGTTTTCAAATCAATCTGAAAATTACCTTCACGATCCGCATAATTCCATGACACAGCTGTATCAATCACAGCTACAGCTAAAGCATACGGTCTACCATGTCCTATAAGATAACGATCTTGATCGGTTATCTTATTTACGGTTGGTGGTTCCGTTGTTCCAAACGTCTCCGAACGAACTGTCATACTTGGTGATAAAACTGCGTAAGTCACAATCATCCATCCTAAAAAGATAACCATAAAGCGTTTTTTCATCATTAAACTCCTCAACTCTTCTAAGTTCACTTGATTTATATAGATTTATTTTTTACGGCTTCCTATATAAATGAAAGCTTCTCGGCTAGTCACTCCATTTTTTTCTTGGGTCACTTTGATTGTATCCCCAAATTTAACTGGTGCAGGCAACGTACACTCAAAGCTTCCATCTGGTTTTGAAGGACTGGTTTCCTGATTACCATTATTTACCTGTATAGCAACAACTGCATCTGGATCCACTAGACCTGTAATAATCTTTTGGCCACTAGTAATATTATCGACAGTTGGTGTTCTTGGTAATACTTTGGCTTCATGGATTTCTGTTTCATCTTCTTCGTCTGAAGCAGAATACTCGATGGAAGCACCCGCTTCGTATCGATGATCTAATAGAAATTCAAAATGACCATTACTATCTGCTTGACCTGAATACACCCGATTGAATATTTGTACTTTATAATTAGCAAAAGCTCGAGAAGTATCTCCTTGTGCCACACAATCTTGGGTTGTGATATCTTGTAAAGTAAGGTCTAATTCTTTACTACTCAATATTTTTGAATAGGTAATGTCACTTCTATTTCCCTGCGCATCTTCTGCGTAGCATTCTATAGTCGATCCGGCTGAGGCAGGTTCTTCTATAGAGATTTTAACGTCCCCTTCACTAGTAGCATCATTTTCAAAATTGCGAGTAAAACCTGTGATTTTGTCTTTAATTGACAAATAGATATGACTACCTGCCTCACTTTTTCCTTTTATTTCATTATCCGTATCAATAACTTTGTCTAATACTGGTTTTTCCGGTGGTGTATTATCGATAACCGTAAACTTGGTTTCTTTACTTGTAATTCCTGAAATTCCTGTCGCAGTAGCTGAACCAGTTGTACCTGCTGCATACTTACTATTTAAAGGGATTGAAAAATGACCGTCTTCTCCAGCCTGTGAGTCATAATTATCATTGTTAATTGTTACATGAATGAGCGCATTTTTTTCTGCGGTACCAGATAGTTTAGTGTCCTTATCACCTATATTATCAACACTTGGCGGCTCCGTTTGCTTTCTCGTTCCTACCGTTTTTATCGTAGCTTCACTTGGATTTCCAGCTGGGTCCTTAGCGGTCACACTAACCGTTGTACCTGCCGCAAAAGTTTCCTTCAAATCAAAATCAAACTCTCCCTTATCATTGGAATCTATATCAAAGCTTTGATTACCAAACATAGCGGTAACATGGCAATGTCCTTCGTGTGTATTCCCTGTCAAATGTGTGTCTGTATCATAGATATCATCTACAGTTGGAGCAGCTGGAGGGATCGTATCGACTACTTTAATTGTAATTGGCTCACTCGGATTGTTAGCTTCATCAAAAGCGATTGCTTGGAACTGTTGATACAGTTCAATACCCGCGGTCAATTCGAAATCTACTATCCCCTCTTCGTTTGCTTTTCCTGAGCCAACTTCCTCTCCTGTTCCCGCATCTGTTACTTTGACCATACTTAACGGTTCTGCGGTACCAGTCACACGTTTGTCTTCCAATTCAACATCATTAAGAACTGGTGCTTCAGGGTTTTTCGTATCCACCACGGTCACTTCTGTAGGATCACTGATATATTCTCCCTTTAGTTGAACCACGGATAAATGCTCGTTATACCTTAATTCACGATCTGTCATGACTGTGAAATTTCCTGCGCTATCTACAGTATCTTCCCCTATCTCTTGTTGTTGGGAGTCAGATACTTTGATCGTATTTCCAGGTTCCCCGGTTCCTTCTACTAGTTGAGAATGGGCTTCTGGCGCTTTGACAGTGGGCGCTTCGACAGGTTTCGATTCATGGATCCCTCCATCTGGGTCATCACCATCGTAACCAACCATTAAGAATAGGCTAGAATTTGGTTTCGCCTCAAAAGACATGGTGATCACATAGGCTGTATCAGTCGGTGAGGATACTGTTTCTTCGTAAATCTCATCACTTGCCTCAAGTGTTTTCTTCGTTCCGTTAAAATCAATCGTTCCGTTAGCCTCACCTTGTGCTAATTTTATTCCATAAATAAATTTCAAATGATAGACTTTATTTCCTTTCAAATGAAATGTACGTGAAGAGCTAAAGTGGGCGTTCCCAATGTTGGCAAAATTGACACTTGCAAAATGGATATTGGTTCCTGGACGCGTAGCTCCTGTAAGAAATATTTTATCTACTGGAATGTTTAAATCACTTTCATAATCTGGGGTAGACCACCCTGTCGATACATCAAATTCATCATCTGCTTTTGTATTTAAAACTAGTTGAGGATCATTGAGTTTTGACAATAAGTACTCAATGGCTGTCTCAGATACAGGATCAGTTGCTGCTTTCGTCTCTTGACTAGTAATCATTGCTAGTAAAAATAATGACGTTATAGTAGCTAAAATTGCCGTCTTCTTCATCTTTAACCTCAACTATGTGTTAGAAACACTTCTAATACACCAGCTGGATTGATTTTAGCATGTAGATACTGATGAACGACTTGGAAACCTTCTTTAACTTGTAAATAATAGACAGCTTCTTTTGGAGAGACAATTTCCAAATCTTCGAAGAGGACTGTCATGCCAGTAAGATCATGCCAAGGATTATAGGCATCAATAATCTCATTGTTTGCAACGACAATATCAAATCCAACATTAAATTTATTATCGAATGATTGCCAATATGGATGATACACACCATCGTCTATTCTTGTGCTTGTTGTTGCTTGCGTTTGCTCCATTAAACTACTTGTTGGAATCGTGTTTACTTGATTCATCTCATCCGCATGTGCCTTTGTTCCTAAGCTAGCTACTCCTAAAGATAAAAATGCCATTGTTGTAATTACTAATTTTTTCATTTACTTTTCCTCCATTTTTTTATTGATTGTTCTTGATGGTTCTATTTAACTCCTTCATAATCCCCTCCTTTGAAATAAATTTCACTTTAATCATACTTTATATAAATAACGTTTAAGTCTCATAAACAATCGATAACCATTATAATTTGATACTTTTATCACAAATTAAAAAATTAAATTTTTCCTCTCCATTTATATACTCCTACTCTTCAGATCTTAAGATTTATTTTCAAAACCTAAAACGAAAAGAATCAATCCAAGTCTATTTTCACTTAGATTGATTCTGGATGAAATTCTTTCAATTTAGTCTCTTATCACTACTTGACGAAAAGCCTATTTCATTTATACCAATAAAATAAGTAATGAACCCCTAAAATTAAAATTAGAGAAAATGAGACCAGCTGTTGCCTTCTGATCTCATTTCCGATAAATAGTCATAAGTTACCTTTCACCTGACAACTTCATTTGTCAATCAAAAACAATATGAAATAACCCTTTATTTTATAGTGATTGGTTGGAGTTAAAACAACTTAATGGAAAGTCTTTTTCACGTGTTAACTATTATTCTTTAGAAAAGGAATCAAATACTTACTTGTATACTCTATCAACTTCTTTTAACAAACAATGAAAGAACTTATGACTATGTACTTGATGAGTGGAGAAACATTTAAGTGATTTTTCCTTATGATACAAGTTCTTTACTCTTGTATCATAAGGAAAAATCACACTCGGATGGTATCAAAACCAAGAAGAAAATGAGCAATAATTGAGAATATTTTATTTCTGTTCTTATGTCATAAAATCGTCAGAATTTCCTTAGAATATCCAAAGGTTTGAGATAGAACTTTCGCATACATGACAAGTTGATTTAACGTAAACTGAACAAAAATAAGAAAGGGTTGAAATGAATGAAAAAAATCGCCTTAATTTTTGGTGGCACTTCAACAGAATATGAAGTATCCCTCAAATCAGCAGCTAGCGTCTTATCTGTATTAGAAAATCTGAATGTTGAAATTTACAAAATTGGCATAGCCTTGAACGGAAAATGGTATTTAACCTTTAGTGATAATGAGACTATTTCAAATGACTTATGGTTACAAGAAAAAAAAATAAATGAGATTACTCCTTCCTTCGATGGGCAAGGATTTTATGACCAAACAGAAAAAGCATATTTTAAACCAGATGTCTTATTTCCGATGCTACACGGTGGCACTGGGGAAAATGGTACATTACAAGGAGTTTTTGAATGTATGCAAATTCCTTATGTTGGTTGCGGCGTTGCCTCCTCTGCCATTTGTATGAATAAATATCTATTACATCAGTTTGCCAAAAGTGTCGGAGTGATGAGTACGCCTACACAGCTGATCTCATCGACGGACGAACAACAAGTAATCAAAAATTTTACCGAGTTATACGGTTTCCCTATATTTATCAAACCAAATGAAGCTGGTTCTTCAAAGGGAATCAGCAAAGTTCATACCGAAGCAGAGTTAGCTCAAGCGCTGACCGAAGCGTTCCAATTCAGTCAGACAGTCATTTTACAAAAAGCAGTCTCGGGAATAGAGATTGGTTGCGCCATCCTAGGAAATGATCAATTGCTTATTGGTGAATGTGATGAAGTATCTTTAGCAACCGACTTCTTTGATTATACGGAAAAATATCAAATGACTACAGCAAAGTTGACCGTTCCAGCAAAAATTCCAGTGGCAACTAGTAGAGAAATCAAGCATCAAGCACAATTACTTTATCAATTACTAGGATGTCAAGGCTTAGCTCGTATTGATTTTTTCCTAACAGACACTGGTGAAATCCTCTTAAATGAGATCAATACAATGCCTGGTTTTACCAATCATTCTAGATTTCCAGCCATGATGGCAGCTGTGGGCATCACTTATCAGGAGCTTATTTCAACATTAATTACTTTAGCGGAGGAAAAATAGCATGCATAATTTTTATTTACAGCTTGTAAACCAACAACATCCTTGGAAATCATTTAATCATTCGCCACAGCTTGTTCAAGCGACCTATGCGGAAGAAAAGATTTTTATAGATTCTAAGGTTAACCATCAATTTAATCAGTTACTGGAAGCACTGCAATTAACTGATCGTATCATGATCGTTGATGGGCATCGAACAGTTGCTGAGCAGAAACATTTGTGGAACTATTCTTTAAACGTGCATGGGGTGAACTATACAAAAAGTTATGTAGCATCTCCTGGCTGTAGTGAACATCATACGGGACTAGCAATTGATCTCGGTCTACGAAAGACAGAACATGATCTCATTGCGCCACGCTTCGAGGGAACAGAAGCCGAACTGTTTTTACAACATATGAAAGATTATGGATTTATTTTACGCTATCCTAAAAATAAGCAAAAAATTACAGGAATTGCTTATGAGCCTTGGCATTTTCGCTATGTAGGTACCCCTCATAGTCAAATCATCATGGATCACGGATGGACCTTAGAAGAATACATTGAATTTTTAAAACATCAAATTGAGGCGGTCTCATGAAAAACGTAAATACCGGAATCAATCAATTTCGATTGATTGCTGCTTTCATGGTTGTTGCGATTCATTGTTTTCCTTTTCAAGCGTTTAGTAAAACTCTTGATATATTGATTACTTTGACACTTTTTCGAATCGCCGTACCTTTTTTCTTAATGGTCACTGGTTTTTATTTAATTGGACCAATTGCCACTAAGAGAGACTATCCAGCATATTTAAAGATAAAAAAATTTTTAAAAAAGCAGGTGAAGCTATATGTGCTTGTTACGCTCATTTATCTTCCACTAGCTTTTTATAGTGGTGCGATCACTTTCAAAACAAGTGTCATTCAATTTTTTCAACTCATTTTTTTTGAAGGAGTTCTTTACCACTTGTGGTACTTTCCAGCATTGATTTTAGGTGTCCTCATCGTCTATTGTTTATTACAGCGATTCACACTTAGAAAAGTTTTATTAGTGACTTTTCTATTCTATTTACTATGTTTGGGTGGAGATAGTTGGTGGGGTTTAGCTAGACAAATTCCCGTGTTAGAAAAAAGCTATCAAGGGATATTTACGCTCATGATTCATACTCGAAACGGACTATTTTTTGCCCCTTTCTTTTTAACACTCGGTGCTTCGTTCCATCAATTAGAGTGGAACATGCGTACATCTAAAGCCAAGTATTTTTTGTTGATTGCTAGTTTAGGCATGCTGGCGGAAAGCTATTTGCTACACTCCTTTAGTTCACCGAAACATGATAGTGCATATCTATTCTTGCCTGTAGTGATGTTTTTTCTTTTTCCGTTTATTTTGAACTGGCAGCCTACTCGTGTCATAGTCGATGCTTCGACAATCAGTTTAGGCATTTATATCCTCCATCCTTATGTCATTGCTGTTGTCCATACTTTAGCCAAAAAAATAACGATACTAAACAATAGTTTGATTTATTATATCTGCGTTTCTCTTTTAACTAGTTTGATTATTCTTTATGTACACTCTAAGAAAAAGAAAACGACAAAAAATCATGCTACGTTTGTCCCTAGAACAAGAAAAGTACTCTCTAAGCAAGCAGTTATCCATAATTTGGCACAAATCAATCAAGTGATTCCGAAAACAACGAAAATAATGGCTGTCATAAAAGCC from Enterococcus sp. DIV1094 includes these protein-coding regions:
- a CDS encoding bacterial Ig-like domain-containing protein, which gives rise to MKQWKWIIVLGLLLLTTIGLLSVPSLNVYAEVRGIDANKSAPTGDPSISYPQISIRTNRTPERTNLNEIIQRADDAAEQFPIEEQDQRAQAVFEELTSYFGSGSLGHAWVIIFNSDKPGDYTSYGFHDKYGFVKNGTAGDQNDRPDRKFNVALTVPLKNSEEVQVNLEKNVIPNLIAQSNMVATAMGLPINEASGVYTPINNCSWFAGNVWNAVTDEQVVFEQEFNGSDHAYNWGMPFLNDVTRIGDPGMIAESISEKNTAKITLKDVTLHVGDKWERRLPFVSCLDEHGNSVPWEDGRITSNNLNIDTSKPGIYSNIKYTFKGALGNVDSNPITIKVIE
- a CDS encoding WxL domain-containing protein, with translation MKQVKNFLFMVVLLIGPLIRTENIHAADQQSAQTNTEANVKAGDINAINDSPIVRPFDPNDITHYKGQLGFIYASHFDFGEIKLTGKDIDVRPINRVSANNGQTVPVNYSIETLDTRGTGSGWDLMVDLSGFHSTDPGDSNRLKGARLTLPVGQIATTEGLKPTGSVTPIPFSCTLDAEDQIDGKILLMAAANQGMGHWAEIWHPEQIHLKAPLSQYLGSYKAKLTWTLIDSI
- a CDS encoding Ig-like domain-containing protein codes for the protein MKKRFMVIFLGWMIVTYAVLSPSMTVRSETFGTTEPPTVNKITDQDRYLIGHGRPYALAVAVIDTAVSWNYADREGNFQIDLKTVHEAGTKIKVYQSDHGNTSPPIYVYVEKGQSELPAPPNVDPIHEQDQVVTGTTTPFALVKVNINGTYYQKNADGLGIFSIPIAHYPVGTSVTIVSEVDGRESQPVTVYILANEQMELSMPEIDPVTDKDIKITGKADPDVIVHLMIRGDNYEKRTDKSGAFTIQLDHTYHVGSEIEVHTSDDQNRRSPTLYTNVIQGELELGVDYVTSMDTSVSGWAPIGTLIDLQMGDRAYSGSTDLLGHYGIPLAQSYEANTKVHVKATDPLTGNTAEVDTLVYPRDPSIYSVQSGATTISGVADPYGYITVHFSNGQGTFTNDADAAGNYQVIVPSELVVKGATVYVSQVKNSLTSRESSLVIN
- a CDS encoding Ig-like domain-containing protein codes for the protein MKKTAILATITSLFLLAMITSQETKAATDPVSETAIEYLLSKLNDPQLVLNTKADDEFDVSTGWSTPDYESDLNIPVDKIFLTGATRPGTNIHFASVNFANIGNAHFSSSRTFHLKGNKVYHLKFIYGIKLAQGEANGTIDFNGTKKTLEASDEIYEETVSSPTDTAYVITMSFEAKPNSSLFLMVGYDGDDPDGGIHESKPVEAPTVKAPEAHSQLVEGTGEPGNTIKVSDSQQQEIGEDTVDSAGNFTVMTDRELRYNEHLSVVQLKGEYISDPTEVTVVDTKNPEAPVLNDVELEDKRVTGTAEPLSMVKVTDAGTGEEVGSGKANEEGIVDFELTAGIELYQQFQAIAFDEANNPSEPITIKVVDTIPPAAPTVDDIYDTDTHLTGNTHEGHCHVTAMFGNQSFDIDSNDKGEFDFDLKETFAAGTTVSVTAKDPAGNPSEATIKTVGTRKQTEPPSVDNIGDKDTKLSGTAEKNALIHVTINNDNYDSQAGEDGHFSIPLNSKYAAGTTGSATATGISGITSKETKFTVIDNTPPEKPVLDKVIDTDNEIKGKSEAGSHIYLSIKDKITGFTRNFENDATSEGDVKISIEEPASAGSTIECYAEDAQGNRSDITYSKILSSKELDLTLQDITTQDCVAQGDTSRAFANYKVQIFNRVYSGQADSNGHFEFLLDHRYEAGASIEYSASDEEDETEIHEAKVLPRTPTVDNITSGQKIITGLVDPDAVVAIQVNNGNQETSPSKPDGSFECTLPAPVKFGDTIKVTQEKNGVTSREAFIYIGSRKK
- the vanN gene encoding D-alanine--D-serine ligase VanN, whose amino-acid sequence is MKKIALIFGGTSTEYEVSLKSAASVLSVLENLNVEIYKIGIALNGKWYLTFSDNETISNDLWLQEKKINEITPSFDGQGFYDQTEKAYFKPDVLFPMLHGGTGENGTLQGVFECMQIPYVGCGVASSAICMNKYLLHQFAKSVGVMSTPTQLISSTDEQQVIKNFTELYGFPIFIKPNEAGSSKGISKVHTEAELAQALTEAFQFSQTVILQKAVSGIEIGCAILGNDQLLIGECDEVSLATDFFDYTEKYQMTTAKLTVPAKIPVATSREIKHQAQLLYQLLGCQGLARIDFFLTDTGEILLNEINTMPGFTNHSRFPAMMAAVGITYQELISTLITLAEEK
- the vanXY gene encoding D,D-carboxypeptidase/D,D-dipeptidase VanXY, whose protein sequence is MHNFYLQLVNQQHPWKSFNHSPQLVQATYAEEKIFIDSKVNHQFNQLLEALQLTDRIMIVDGHRTVAEQKHLWNYSLNVHGVNYTKSYVASPGCSEHHTGLAIDLGLRKTEHDLIAPRFEGTEAELFLQHMKDYGFILRYPKNKQKITGIAYEPWHFRYVGTPHSQIIMDHGWTLEEYIEFLKHQIEAVS
- the vanT gene encoding membrane-bound serine racemase VanT, whose product is MKNVNTGINQFRLIAAFMVVAIHCFPFQAFSKTLDILITLTLFRIAVPFFLMVTGFYLIGPIATKRDYPAYLKIKKFLKKQVKLYVLVTLIYLPLAFYSGAITFKTSVIQFFQLIFFEGVLYHLWYFPALILGVLIVYCLLQRFTLRKVLLVTFLFYLLCLGGDSWWGLARQIPVLEKSYQGIFTLMIHTRNGLFFAPFFLTLGASFHQLEWNMRTSKAKYFLLIASLGMLAESYLLHSFSSPKHDSAYLFLPVVMFFLFPFILNWQPTRVIVDASTISLGIYILHPYVIAVVHTLAKKITILNNSLIYYICVSLLTSLIILYVHSKKKKTTKNHATFVPRTRKVLSKQAVIHNLAQINQVIPKTTKIMAVIKANAYGTDDTEFARILEQQGVDFFAVATIDEGIRLRENGIKSKILILGYTPSIRIKELAHYTLIQTIVSKEHAYALNQQKIPISCHLKIDTGMHRLGVEPVMQEVASLYQLPYLDIQGIYSHLGSADDRSDKGIKRTRKQISIFDYLLHELENQKIDVGLTHLQSSYGILNYPELVYDYVRPGILLYGYLSEQNGDSKINLNLQPILDVQALLVSKKWVAAGEYLGYGLDTKLVSPKLIGIISIGYADGVPRELSHTEFCLAYQGQNLPQIGRICMDMLLVDLTDSPEIKVESQISVFPELEQTANQTNTLTNEIISRLGNRFYTEWS